TTTCACTCTCGGGGCAAGTAAGGCGCGGTGGGGGTATTGTAATACCAGTTCATAAGGTTCGCTGTGATGATAGTCCTTGAGTAAGGGCTGCAATTTGCCTTGCGCAATCAGGGGGTGGGCGAGGTAATTGGGCAGTTGGGCGATGCCTAAGCCTTGCAGGGTGGCGTCTGCTAGTGCTTCAATATCGGTCATCACAAGGCTAGGTTGGCTTAATTCCAGTGGGGCAAGGCTGCCGTCTGCTTGGCGAAAATACCAAGGCACGAGCTTGCCATGACTAAAACGGCGGGCAATAAGGTGATGTTGTGCCAGCGCGTTAGGGTGATGAGGCGTGCCTTTTTGTTGCAAATAGATTGGGCTTGCCACAATGCTTTGGCGCATGATGGCGATTTTGCGCGAAATAAGCGTTGAGTCTTGAATATTGCCGCCACGAATCACTAAATCAAAGCCCTCTTGTACAAAATCAATCACACGGTTATCAAAATCCAATTCTAATTGAATCTGCGGATAACGCTGCTGCAATTCGCTTAAATGAGGGACGACATAGAGCCTGCCAATGCTGGGCGGTAAGGAGAGCTTGACTTTGCCTTGTGGGGCAACATTGGCTTGGCGTAGGTTTTCGCTGGCTTGTGCCAATAATTCCACCGCAATTTTGGCTTGTTCGGCAAATTGCTTGCCCTCGTTGGTCAGGCTTAGGCTGCGCGTGGTGCGGTTAAACAGGCGTACCCCTAAGGATTTTTCTAAGGTAGAGACGTTTTTACTTACCGCCGCAGGGGTTAAGCCTAACACTTCCGCCGCTTGGGTAAAACTGCCCGATTGACTGGCTTGAATAAAGGAAATAATGGTGCGAAGTTCGTCAGTTTTTTGCATATTTTAAATCTTTGGTTGAAACAATTTGTCTAATTATGGGATTTATTATCTCTAATCGCAAGAATAAAATGCTTTTCATCGTCAATAACAAAAGGAAAAAGCAATGAAAAACATTTTAATTATTTCAGGACACCCAGATTTAGAACAGTCTGTCGCCAATCGTACCATTTTGGCAGAAGTGGCACAGGCATTACCGCAGGCAGAAATTCGTTATTTGGATCGCTTGTATCCTGATTATCAAATTGATGTGGCGCAGGAGCAACAAGCCTTATTAAATGCCGATGTGATTGTGTGGCAATTTCCCTTTTCTTGGTATTCCCTGCCGGGGTTAATGAAATTATGGCTCGATCAGGTGTTTTTGCATGGTTTTGCCCATGGTTCACAAGGTAAATTAGCGGGCAAAAAACTGATTTTATCCTTTACCACAGGCGCACCAGCGGAAGTGTATCAAGTCAATGGGGCATTTAAACATTCTGTTGAGGACTACTTAACCCCATTTGAAACCACCGCATTATTGTGTGGCTTGGATTTGCAAACGCCGATTTATACCAATGGCGTGAGTTATATTGGGCGAGATGACCAAGTGGGCTTGGCGCACCAACAGCAACAAGCCAAACAGCACGCTGAGCGTTTATTAACAATGTTAAATCAATAAGATAAGGCGTAAATGATGTTTTTAATCAATATTACCGTAAAAGCCCAGATGAGCAAACAGCAACAACAAGCCTTATTGCCTTCCCATGTGGCGTGGATACAAAAATACATTGAACAAGGGGTATTGGTGCTGGCTGGGCCTTATACCGACACGCTTCAACCTTCAGGCTTGGTGATTGCCAATGTGGCTAACCGAGCGGAATTGGAAAAGGTTTTGGCGGAGGACAGTTTCTATCCTGATTTGGCGGATTATCAAATTAATGAATTTAACTTAAAGTTTGTTACGCCGATTTCCTCGTTGAAAACGGCATAACAGAATGATGAATTGAACAAACATATTGATTTTATAAGGAAAAAACAATGAACAATATTGAAAATAAAGTGGTGTTAATTACAGGAGCATCTTCAGGTTTGGGGGAGGAAACTGCGCGTCATTTGGTGCAACAAGGGGCGAAAGTGATTTTAGTGGCGCGCCGTTTGGCGCGTTTGCAACAATTAGCGCAACAGTTGGGCATCAGTGAACAACATTGTGTGCAAGCTGACGTGGCGGATTTGGCACAAATGCAAGCAGCGGCACAACGTGCTTTGGAGTTATACGGCAGAATTGATGTGTTGCTCAATAATGCTGGGGTGATGCCTTTGTCCTTATTGCAAGAGTTAAAAGTGGACGAGTGGAATCAGATTATTGATATTAATATTCGTGGTGTTTTGCATGGCATTGCAGCGGTGTTGCCAACCATGCAACAGCAACAAAGCGGACAAATTATCAATGTGTCTTCGGTGGCAGGTCATGTGTGGGGACCGATGTGTGCGGTGTATTCCGCCAGTAAAGCGGCGGTGCGTGCCATTAGCGAAAGCCTACGCAAAGAAGTGAAGCCCTACAATATCCGCACAACCATACTAAGCCCCGGCGCAGTCGCCAGCGAGTTAAAACATGGCTCAAGTTCCGCTATGGCAAGTCAGGCAATGGAGCATTTTTACAGTCAAAATGAAATTCCTGCGGATAGCTTTGCCCGTTGTGTAGCATTTGCCATTAGCCAACCTGAAGAAGTGGACATTAATGAAATTATCTTCCGCCCAACAAGGCAGGAAGTGTAGAAGTGCAGTGGGTTTTGGGGAAGTTTTTTAGGCTGTCATTAAGAAGCAGCCTGAATTTTTTATTGACTTGTCAAAGTGCGGTCGGTTTTGAAAAAATTTTCCGCTTCTCCCTTTGTTGTTGCTTTTACATTATCCATATTTATGAATAGTGAAATCAGTTTTAGCGCCTTCTAAACATTATTATGTTTAATTATAATCCTTGTTATTCAATCAATGAAGTTAAACAAAGGATTAAAAATGAACACAGTAGAACAAAATAAAGCCATTGTGCGTAAATTAATTGAGCAAGCCTTTCCGCAAGGGGATTTGGCTTATATGCGACAAGTGGTAGCCAAAGAGGCGGTAACCCATCGTGCGGGATTTGCCGCTTTGTATCGGGCAACTGGGGCGAGTATTCCGCCAAAGGGCAATTTGTTGCAATGGGTGGAGCAGGGCTGGTCGCAACTGCAACAGGCATTGGGCGAGCAAACTGTTGAGGTGTATGAAGTGATTGGCGAGGGCAATCAAGTGATGATTCGCTTCCATATGACTGCTTTGCATAAAGGCGAGTTTGCTGGGGCAAAAGCCACGCACCGCCGTGTGGAATGGGACGAGATTGCTAGTATTCGTTTTGGCGATGACGGCAAAATCAGCGATTTATGGTTTATGTGTGAAGAAATGCGTTTGGCGAGCGAGATTGGTTATGTGTTAAGTCATCAAGAAGGATAAAACCGTGAAAATGATCAATCCCATTTGCCAAATACTCGGTATTCAATATCCCATTATTCAAGCGCCGATGAATTGGCTAACGGACGCGCGATTTGTAGCGGCGGTGGCGGAGGCAGGCGGTTTGGGGGTGTTAGGACCCAATGCAGGCGATAAAGATCCGGCGTTGGATTCCGCTGGCCAGTTACGCCGAGAAATTCGCCGTATTCATCAGTTGACGCAAAAGCCCACAGGGCTAAATATTTATTCCCCTGCCGCTGAAGATAAAGCAAATTTGGACTATGCGTTACGCAATATTGGGCTTGCCTTTGAGGAAGGTATGCGGATTTTTGCTTTAGTGGGCGAGCCGAATGAGGCATTATTTTCCGCAATTAAAGCCCAGCAAGGGCGGATTATTTTTCGTGCTTTGACCCCAACGGTGGCAAATGCGCAACAAGCGGAGCAAATGGGGGCGGATATTTTGGTTGCCACTGGCATTGATGAGGGCGGTTGGATTCCGCGCAATCAAATTGGCACGTTTTCTATTGTGCCAACTATTGTGGATAGCGTGCGTATCCCAGTGCTTGCCGCTGGTGGAATTAACGATATTCGTGGCGTGCGCGCGGCGTTTGCTTTGGGGGCAAGCGGTGTCTATGTAGGCACAGGCTTTTTGACTACCATTGAAAGCCCAACAGCAGAGAATGTTAAACAATTAATTATTCAAAGTCGTGCGGAGGCGTTGCAGTTTGTTACCCCTATTCAACGCTCAATCCCAACCCCTTTTGCCAAACAGCTCGCTCAACGTTATCAACAAGGCGAGGACGAGGCAAGTCTTACGGCGGAAACAGAATTACGCTGGGCAATGCGTGAGGGCAAACTTGATAAAGGGATTATTTCCGTCAATACCGCGATTGATTTAATCAAACAAAAACAAAGTGTTGCCGATGTTATTCATCAACTTATGGCAGATTTTAAACAGGAGTAACATGAAAAATTTAAGACTCACTTTTCCCCAATGGCAAGGGGCAGGGCAAGAAGTTGTGCAACAGCTAGTAACCGAATTACCCATTGAGCAATCACGACAAGGCTATATGCTCGGTTCGCAACTCTTGGACTTTCTTGCCCCCAAAACTCAAAGCGTTACACGACAAGTGGCGGTATCTAAGCAGTGGGAAACCCCTGAACAACAAGGGATTTTGGCGTATTCTGCTATTTATCAGCAGCTACAAAATGCGTGGGCGATTTTGCAACAGGAACAGCCAGAACGTGTCATCACCTTAGGGGGCGATTGCGCGGTCAGCGTAGCCCCATTTGCCTATTTGGCGGATAAATATGCCGATGATGTGGCGATTATTTGGATTGACGCCCACCCTGATTTGAATTTACCCTATGACCCTTATCGGGGTTTCCACGCTATGGCATTGGCACAAATTGGCGGTTTTGGCGATGCCAATATCACCGCCACTTTACCTCAACACAAAATTAAACTAGAAAATGCCTTGATTGTGGGCTTGCGAGAATTTTCCAACCCAGCGGAACAACGGCGACAAGATTGGGGCATTGCCTCTATCTCTAGCCAAGCGGCAAATCAAAGCTCAACCCCAATCCTGCAATGGCTGAAACAAACAGGCAAAAGCAAGGTGTTAATTCATCTGGATCTTGATGTGCTTGACCCCAATGAACTAAAAATCGCTGTCGGCACTGACCCTAATGGTATGACTTTATCAGCGGTTAGCCGAGTGATTAACGATATTGCAAAGCAAAGCGATATTGTGGGGTTCACCATCGCCGAACCCATGCCAAGAGAGATGATTAAACTCAAAGGATTGCTCAATAGCTTGCCTTGTTGGGGGTAGTGCGGTCTGTTTTGCGAAAATTTTCAGGCAGCCTTTGATAAAAGGGACTGCCTGAAATTTTTTGTTAAGGGAGAAATATTTTTCAAAGGAGTTGATTTATAGTCGTCCCATTTAAAATAATGTAGCGTTGGTATGCTTTGTCTTATTTTGAATTGAAAAGACTCTAGTTTGCGTATGCTTACAAATTAATTGTATTTCATTGACACAACCATTGTTTATATATAAGATTTATGGCCATTTTAATTGTGTATATAATTAAAATTATTTTTTCTAAGTGTAAAATAACTTATTAAACAGATTTTAGTTTTATATAGCACGACAATTTACTTATAGCTTTTATTTCTAGATGAGTTTGTGGAAAATATTGAAGTTATTTATTTCAATGTAAAACATTATACAGTTTAGAGTAGGAGTTATATTTAGAGTTGCCTAAATTTTATAAGAATGAAGGCAGGTAATTATTTATTAGGAGAAATCTTATGTCAACGACAATTAAGTTATTGAATGCCAAATCAGAGATTGCCAGCTACAAAGTAAGCAAAGGTGAATCATTAATACTTGAAGGGCAAAGTAAGGTAAATTATCAATTAATTGATGATGCTACAGGTAAAGGTCCAGAAAAAATTATTGCTAAACGAGATGGCAATGATTTACAAATTATGCTAGACAAAGATAGCAAATTACCAGAGATTGTTATCAAAAATTATTATGAAGGGGATAACCCAGAAGAATCAAACAGCAATAGTATGGTAATTGGTGAGGCTAATAATGGTCTTATTTATTCTTATGTACCAGAGTCAAATAAAGATCAAGACGCTGTTGCAATGTTAGATAATCAAGAATCAGCAATTCAAATTCTTGGCGGTGAAGAATTAAAAGCTGGTGTTTTTTGGGATTATAGTCCGTGGTGGTTATTAGGCTTAGGTTTATTAGGTGCAGGAATTGCTTTTGTCGCAGGTGGCAAAGGAGATAATAATAGTGGCGCTACCCCCCCCCTCACAGGATAATATACCGCCAGAAGCCCCTACCGCAGTAGTAATCACTAAAGATGCAACAACTCAAATTGTAAGTGGTACAGCCGAAGCTGATAGTACAGTTACAATTATTCTTCCAAATGGTAATAGTCTAACCGCAACCGTAGATGAAAACGGTAATTACAGCGTTGAAATTCCAAAACAAGATCACAATACAAAAATTGAAGTTACTGCAAAAGACAAAGCAGGCAATAAATCTGAATCTACTGATGTAATCATTGATGCTCAAGCTCCAACGTCTCCAAGCGTCAAAGCTCAAAATGACGGTTCTATTACAGTAACACCGCCATCCGATGATGATGTCAAAACAGTTACTGTAGAATACACCGATGAGCAAGAGCAAGCTCAAACGGTGGTTGCAACTAAAGATGAAAATGGTAAATGGTCTGTTCCTGAAGGTTCGGCTGTTCAAGTTGATGCGGATTCTGGTGTAATTACTGTGCCTGCAACCGCAGTAAAAGATGGTTCAGAGGTAACGGCTAAAGCGGAAGACAATAGCGGTAATGAATCCGTTGCTAATGATTCTTCTAAAGCCACTGCGGGCAATAACTCTGAATCAGCTAGCGAAGAAGATACCACTGCACCATCTGCACCAACAGTGAAAGCCAATGATGACGGTTCTATTACAGTAACACCGCCATCCGATGATGATGTTAAAACAGTTACTGTGGAATACACCGATGAGCAAGAGCAAGCTCAAACGGTGGTTGCAACTAAAGATGAAAATGGTAAATGGTCTGTTCCTGAAGGTTCGGCTGTTCAAGTTGATGCGGATTCTGGTGTAATTACTGTGCCTGCAACCGCAGTGAAAGATGGCTCAGAGGTAACGGCTAAAGCGAAAGACAACAGCGGTAATGAATCCGTTGCTAATGATTCTTCTAAAGCCACTGCGGGCAATAACTCTGAATCAGCTAGCGAAGAAGATACCACTGCACCATCTGCACCAACAGTGAAAGCCAATGATGACGGTTCTATTACAGTAACACCGCCATCCGATGATGATGTTAAAACAGTTACTGTGGAATACACCGATGAGCAAGAGCAAGCTCAAACGGTGGTTGCAACTAAAGATGAAAATGGTAAATGGTCTGTTCCTGAAGGTTCGGCTGTTCAAGTTGATGCGGATTCTGGTGTAATTACTGTGCCTGCAACCGCAGTGAAAGATGGTTCAGAGGTAACGGCTAAAGCGAAAGACAATAGCGGTAATGAATCCGTTGCTAATGATTCTTCTAAAGCCACTGCGGGCAATAACTCTGAATCAGCTAGCGAAGAAGATACCACTGCACCATCTGCACCAACAGTGAAAGCCAATGATGACGGTTCTATTACAGTAACACCGCCATCCGATGATGATGTTAAAACAGTTACTGTGGAATACACCGATGAGCAAGAGCAAGCTCAAACGGTGGTTGCAACTAAAGATGAAAATGGTAAATGGTCTGTTCCTGAAGGTTCGGCTGTTCAAGTTGATGCGGATTCTGGTGTAATTACTGTGCCTGCAACCGCAGTGAAAGATGGTTCAGAGGTAACGGCTAAAGCGGAAGACAATAGCGGTAATGAATCCGTTGCTAATGATTCTTCTAAAGCCACTGCGGGCAATAACTCTGAATCAGCTAGCGAAGAAGATACCACTGCACCATCTGCACCAACAGTGAAAGCCAATGATGACGGTTCTATTACAGTAACACCGCCATCCGATGATGATGTCAAAACGGTTACTGTGGAATACACCGATGAGCAAGATCAAACTCAAACGGTGGTTGCAACTAAAGATGAAAATGGTAAATGGTCTGTTCCTGAAGGTTCGGCTGTTCAAGTTGATGCGGATTCTGGTGTAATTACTGTGCCTGCAACCGCAGTGAAAGATGGCTCAGAGGTAACGGCTAAAGCGAAAGACAACAGCGGTAATGAATCCGTTGCTAATGATTCTTCTAAAGCCACTGCGGGCAATAACTCTGAGTCAGCTAGCGAAGAAGATACCACTGCACCATCTGCACCAACAGTGAAAGCCAATGATGACGGTTCTATTACAGTAACACCGCCATCCGATGATGATGTCAAAACGGTTACTGTGGAATACACCGATGAGCAAGATCAAACTCAAACGGTGGTTGCAACTAAAGATGAAAATGGTAAATGGTCTGTTCCTGAAGGTTCGGCTGTTCAAGTTGATGCGGATTCTGGTGTAATTACTGTGCCTGCAACCGCAGTAAAAGATGGTTCAGAGGTAACGGCTAAAGCGGAAGACAATAGCGGTAATGAATCCGTTGCTAATGATTCTTCTAAAGCCACTGCGGGCAATAACTCTGAATCAGCTAGCGAAGAAGATACCACTGCACCATCTGCACCAACAGTGAAAGCCAATGATGACGGTTCTATTACAGTAACACCGCCATCCGATGATGATGTTAAAACAGTTACTGTGGAATACACCGATGAGCAAGAGCAAGCTCAAACGGTGGTTGCAACTAAAGATGAAAATGGTAAATGGTCTGTTCCTGAAGGTTCGGCTGTTCAAGTTGATGCGGATTCTGGTGTAATTACTGTGCCTGCAACCGCAGTGAAAGATGGTTCAGAGGTAACGGCTAAAGCGGAAGACAATAGCGGTAATGAATCCGTTGCTAATGATTCTTCTAAAGCCACTGCGGGCAATAACCCAGAAACAGCAGGTCAAACAGATACGACAGCACCTTCAGCGCCAACTGCAGAAGTCGTTGCAAAAGATAATGATAACAGCAAACAAGTTGTTCAGGGTAAAGCGGAAGCAGATAGTACAGTTACTGTAACTTTACCAGATAACAGCACCGTAACTGCGACAGCTGATACAAATGGCGATTACAGTGTTGAGATCCCAAAACAAGAAGATGAAGCGGAAATCAAAGTTACTGCGACAGATAAAGCTGGTAATGAATCTGCAGAAACTTCTGCTAAAGTGGATTCAAAAGCACCTTCAGCGCCAACTGCAGAAGTCGTTGCAAAAGATAATGATGACAGCAAACAAGTTGTTCAGGGCAAAGCGGAAGCAGATAGTACAGTTACTGTAACTTTACCAGATAACAGCACCATAACTGCGACAGCTGATACAAATGGCGATTACAGTGTTGAGATCCCAAAACAAGAAGATGAAGCGGAAATCAAAGTTACTGCGACAGATAAAGCTGGTAATGAATCTGAAAAAACTTCTGCTAAAGTGGATTCAAAAGCACCAGATGCGCCAACTGCAGAAGTCGTTGCAAAAGATAATGATAACAGCAAACAAGTTGTTCAGGGCAAAGCGGAAACAGATAGTACAGTTACTGTAACTTTACCAGATAACAGCACCGTAACTGCGACAGCTGATACAAATGGCGATTACAGTGTTGAGATCCCAAAACAAGAAGATGAAGCAGAAATCAAAGTTACTGCGACAGATAAAGCTGGTAATGAATCTGCAGAAACTTCTGCTAAAGTGGATTCAAAAGCACCAGATGCGCCAACTGCAGAAGTCGTTGCAAAAGATAATGATGACAGCAAACAAGTTGTTCAGGGCAAAGCGGAAGCAGATAGTACAGTTACTGTAACTTTACCAGATAACAGCACCGTAACTGCGACAGCTGATACAAATGGCGATTACAGTGTTGAGATCCCAAAACAAGAAGATGAAGCGGAAATCAAAGTTACTGCGACAGATAAAGCTGGTAATGAATCTGCAGAAACTTCTGCTAAAGTGGATTCAAAAGCACCTTCAGCGCCAACTGCAGAAGTCGTTGCAAAAGATAATGATGACAGCAAACAAGTTGTTCAGGGCAAAGCGGAAGCAGATAGTACAGTTACTGTAACTTTACCAGATAACAGCACCATAACTGCGACAGCTGATACAAATGGCGATTACAGTGTTGAGATCCCAAAACAAGAAGATGAAGCGGAAATCAAAGTTACTGCGACAGATAAAGCTGGTAATGAATCTGCAGAAACTTCTGCTAAAGTGGATTCAAAAGCACCTTCAGCGCCAACTGCAGAAGTCGTTGCAAAAGATAATGATGACAGCAAACAAGTTGTTCAGGGCAAAGCGGAAGCAGATAGTACAGTTACTGTAACTTTACCAGATAACAGCACCATAACTGCGACAGCTGATACAAATGGCGATTACAGTGTTGAGATCCCAAAACAAGAAGATGAAGCGGAAATCAAAGTTACTGCGACAGATAAAGCTGGTAATGAATCTGCAGAAACTTCTGCTAAAGTGGATTCAAAAGCACCTTCAGCGCCAACTGCAGAAGTCGTTGCAAAAGATAATGATGACAGCAAACAAGTTGTTCAGGGCAAAGCGGAAGCAGATAGTACAGTTACTGTAACTTTACCAGATAACAGCACCATAACTGCGACAGCTGATACAAATGGCGATTACAGTGTTGAGATCCCAAAACAAGAAGATGAAGCGGAAATCAAAGTTACTGCGACAGATAAAGCTGGTAATGAATCTGAAAAAACTTCTGCTAAAGTGGATTCAAAAGCACCAGATGCGCCAACTGCAGAAGTCGTTGCAAAAGATAATGATAACAGCAAACAAGTTGTTCAGGGCAAAGCGGAAACAGATAGTACAGTTACTGTAACTTTACCAGATAACAGCACCGTAACTGCGACAGCTGATACAAATGGCGATTACAGTGTTGAGATCCCAAAACAAGAAGATGAAGCAGAAATCAAAGTTACTGCGACAGATAAAGCTGGTAATGAATCTGCAGAAACTTCTGCTAAAGTGGATTCAAAAGCACCAGATGCGCCAACTGCAGAAGTCGTTGCAAAAGATAATGATGACAGCAAACAAGTTGTTCAGGGTAAAGCGGAAGCAGATAGTACAGTTACTGTAACTTTACCAGATAACAGCACCGTAACTGCGACAGCTGATACAAATGGCGATTACAGTGTTGAGATCCCAAAACAAGAAGATGAAGCGGAAATCAAAGTTACTGCGACAGATAAAGCTGGTAATGAATCTGCAGAAACTTCTGCTAAAGTGGATTCAAAAGCACCTTCAGCGCCAACTGCAGAAGTCGTTGCAAAAGATAATGATGACAGCAAACAAGTTGTTCAGGGCAAAGCGGAAGCAGATAGTACAGTTACTGTAACTTTACCAGATAACAGCACCATAACTGCGACAGCTGATACAAATGGCGATTACAGTGTTGAGATCCCAAAACAAGAAGATGAAGCGGAAATCAAAGTTACTGCGACAGATAAAGCTGGTAATGAATCTGCAGAAACTTCTGCTAAAGTGGATTCAAAAGCACCTTCAGCGCCAACTGCAGAAGTCGTTGCAAAAGATAATGATGACAGCAAACAAGTTGTTCAGGGCAAAGCGGAAGCAGATAGTACAGTTACTGTAACTTTACCAGATAACAGCACCATAACTGCGACAGCTGATACAAATGGCGATTACAGTGTTGAGATCCCAAAACAAGAAGATGAAGCGGAAATCAAAGTTACTGCGACAGATAAAGCTGGTAATGAATCTGCAGAAACTTCTGCTAAAGTGGATTCAAAAGCACCTTCAGCGCCAACTGCAGAAGTCGTTGCAAAAGATAATGATGACAGCAAACAAGTTGTTCAGGGCAAAGCGGAAGCAGATAGTACAGTTACTGTAACTTTACCAGATAACAGCACCATAACTGCGACAGCTGATACAAATGGCGATTACAGTGTTGAGATCCCAAAACAAGAAGATGAAGCGGAAATCAAAGTTACTGCGACAGATAAAGCTGGTAATGAATCTGAAAAAACTTCTGCTAAAGTGGATTCAAAAGCACCAGATGCGCCAACTGCAGAAGTCGTTGCAAAAGATAATGATAACAGCAAACAAGTTGTTCAGGGCAAAGCGGAAACAGATAGTACAGTTACTGTAACTTTACCAGATAACAGCACCGTAACTGCGACAGCTGATACAAATGGCGATTACAGTGTTGAGATCCCAAAACAAGAAGATGAAGCAGAAATCAAAGTTACTGCGACAGATAAAGCTGGTAATGAATCTGCAGAAACTTCTGCTAAAGTGGATTCAAAAGCACCAGATGCGCCAACTGCAGAAGTCGTTGCAAAAGATAATGATGACAGCAAACAAGTTGTTCAGGGCAAAGCGGAAGCAGATAGTACAGTTACTGTAACTTTACCAGATAACAGCACCGTAACTGCGACAGCTGATACAAATGGCGATTACAGTGTTGAGATCCCAAAACAAGAAGATGAAGCAGAAATCAAAGTTACTGCGACAGATAAAGCTGGTAATGAATCTGCAGAAACTTCTGCTAAAGTGGATTCAAAAGCACCTTCAGCGCCAACTGCAGAAGTCGTTGCAAAAGATAATGATGACAGCAAACAAGTTGTTCAGGGTAAAGCGGAAGCAGATAGTACAGTTACTGTAACTTTACCAGATAACAGCACCGTAACTGCGACAGCTGATACAAATGGCGATTACAGTGTTGAGATCCCAAAACAAGAAGATGAAGCGGAAATCAAAGTTACTGCGACAGATAAAGCTGGTAATGAATCTGCAGAAACTTCTGCTAAAGTGGATTCAAAAGCACCAGATGCGCCAACTGCAGAAGTCGTTGCAAAAGATAATGATGACAGCAAACAAGTTGTTCAGGGCAAAGCGGAAGCAGATAGTACAGTTACTGTAACTTTACCAGATAACAGCACCGTAACTGCGATAGCTGATACAAATGGCGATTACAGTGTTGAGATCCCAAAACAAGAAGATGGAGCTGAAGTCGAAGTTACTGCGACAGATAAAGCTGGTAATACATCTCAGCCGACTGAAGTAACTGTTGATGCTCA
Above is a window of Volucribacter amazonae DNA encoding:
- a CDS encoding NAD(P)H-dependent oxidoreductase, with protein sequence MKNILIISGHPDLEQSVANRTILAEVAQALPQAEIRYLDRLYPDYQIDVAQEQQALLNADVIVWQFPFSWYSLPGLMKLWLDQVFLHGFAHGSQGKLAGKKLILSFTTGAPAEVYQVNGAFKHSVEDYLTPFETTALLCGLDLQTPIYTNGVSYIGRDDQVGLAHQQQQAKQHAERLLTMLNQ
- a CDS encoding ester cyclase, whose product is MNTVEQNKAIVRKLIEQAFPQGDLAYMRQVVAKEAVTHRAGFAALYRATGASIPPKGNLLQWVEQGWSQLQQALGEQTVEVYEVIGEGNQVMIRFHMTALHKGEFAGAKATHRRVEWDEIASIRFGDDGKISDLWFMCEEMRLASEIGYVLSHQEG
- a CDS encoding YciI family protein encodes the protein MFLINITVKAQMSKQQQQALLPSHVAWIQKYIEQGVLVLAGPYTDTLQPSGLVIANVANRAELEKVLAEDSFYPDLADYQINEFNLKFVTPISSLKTA
- a CDS encoding NAD(P)H-dependent flavin oxidoreductase, with the translated sequence MINPICQILGIQYPIIQAPMNWLTDARFVAAVAEAGGLGVLGPNAGDKDPALDSAGQLRREIRRIHQLTQKPTGLNIYSPAAEDKANLDYALRNIGLAFEEGMRIFALVGEPNEALFSAIKAQQGRIIFRALTPTVANAQQAEQMGADILVATGIDEGGWIPRNQIGTFSIVPTIVDSVRIPVLAAGGINDIRGVRAAFALGASGVYVGTGFLTTIESPTAENVKQLIIQSRAEALQFVTPIQRSIPTPFAKQLAQRYQQGEDEASLTAETELRWAMREGKLDKGIISVNTAIDLIKQKQSVADVIHQLMADFKQE
- a CDS encoding arginase family protein; this encodes MKNLRLTFPQWQGAGQEVVQQLVTELPIEQSRQGYMLGSQLLDFLAPKTQSVTRQVAVSKQWETPEQQGILAYSAIYQQLQNAWAILQQEQPERVITLGGDCAVSVAPFAYLADKYADDVAIIWIDAHPDLNLPYDPYRGFHAMALAQIGGFGDANITATLPQHKIKLENALIVGLREFSNPAEQRRQDWGIASISSQAANQSSTPILQWLKQTGKSKVLIHLDLDVLDPNELKIAVGTDPNGMTLSAVSRVINDIAKQSDIVGFTIAEPMPREMIKLKGLLNSLPCWG
- a CDS encoding LysR family transcriptional regulator, which gives rise to MQKTDELRTIISFIQASQSGSFTQAAEVLGLTPAAVSKNVSTLEKSLGVRLFNRTTRSLSLTNEGKQFAEQAKIAVELLAQASENLRQANVAPQGKVKLSLPPSIGRLYVVPHLSELQQRYPQIQLELDFDNRVIDFVQEGFDLVIRGGNIQDSTLISRKIAIMRQSIVASPIYLQQKGTPHHPNALAQHHLIARRFSHGKLVPWYFRQADGSLAPLELSQPSLVMTDIEALADATLQGLGIAQLPNYLAHPLIAQGKLQPLLKDYHHSEPYELVLQYPHRALLAPRVKAVAEFLLEKLSQEYALIG
- a CDS encoding SDR family oxidoreductase, whose translation is MNNIENKVVLITGASSGLGEETARHLVQQGAKVILVARRLARLQQLAQQLGISEQHCVQADVADLAQMQAAAQRALELYGRIDVLLNNAGVMPLSLLQELKVDEWNQIIDINIRGVLHGIAAVLPTMQQQQSGQIINVSSVAGHVWGPMCAVYSASKAAVRAISESLRKEVKPYNIRTTILSPGAVASELKHGSSSAMASQAMEHFYSQNEIPADSFARCVAFAISQPEEVDINEIIFRPTRQEV